cagcggcccgagggagacggctgcagctcggcggctcccgcgcctccgccagcccgagggcagccgccgcacagtgaccgcggcagcgcccggcgccgctcgcccggggcggctcctgcagctcccggcccgcggcagcaaagcaccgcctggcgctccgccatcggcgggcagcagcgcgccccgcccgagctgagcccccgccaccgggaccgctgagcgaggccgaggcgccgggcggacgccccttccgcgccgctcggctccgtgcgggcggccggacggaggcttcgcccctccagcgtcgctgccgcggctccgtcccgcgcggcacaggcgccgggagctccccgcgcccagcccgctcccccggcaCGCGGCCGCCTCGGGCCGCCAGCCACTCCTAcggcgcgtcggccgttgcgtcagacgctgcgctttacggccgcagggcctgccgggagttggagtctcggactgacagccaccgctccgttctccgccaccgggagctgcgctcccgccaggggatcaaacggctccttcgctcctgggcgcggaagcaccttaggcagcaccgcccctcccgaatgtcctttcttttccactccaactcttttttcttttcttcactctgtttttcacccccttttccactttcgctctttctttttcactctcacccttttcctttttcattttttttcttcctttctcttccttctttttttttttttcttcctttccttttcccttttcttttgctctctctttctctctttctttctgtctctctttctttctctctctctctctctttctgtctctctctctttctctcgctctctttctgtctctttctgtctctctttatttctctctctctttctttctttctctcgctctctttctgtctctctttctttctctctttctttctttctctcgctctctctctgtctctctctttctttcttagtctcactctctttctgtctctatttctctctctttctttctttctctcgctctctttctgtctctttctttctctctttctttctctcgctctctttctgtctgtctctctatttctttctctctccctctctttctttcttagtctcactctttctgtctctctatttctttctctctctctctttctttctctcgctctctttctgtctctctttctttctctcgctctttctctcgctctctttgtgtctctctttctttctctcgctctctctctctctttctttctttctctcgctctttctctctctctctatttctttctctctctctttctttctttctctcactctctttctgtctctctttatttctttctctctctttctttctttctctcactctctttctgtctccctttctctatttctttctgtctctctttctttctttctttctttctctctttaattctttctctctttctttccctgaatTTCTAATCTTGGCTTTCCATTctagttttaaaatgaaaaagcagcagtagaaacgttcaggctaccggggagtgcaaaaaacccccaaagggtaatgattttaggaaaactatttcctccatgggagcctgaaattttctacagctgcaggtgacatagagcttttatttcttcttctatatAGTTTATACTTTATACTCTATTTATACAGcaccccctgccgtctgcagcGGGGCGCTGCagccacagcgccccctgccgtctgctttGGCTCACtacaggcacagcgccccctgccgtctgcatgggcgcactccagacacagcgccccctgctgtcGGATttggcgcactgcaggcacagcgccccctgccgtctgcaccggcgaactgcaggcacagcgccccctgccgtctacATCGgcgaactgcaggcagagtgccgccgAATGACGTCAGCAAgtcgacacggcgccccgcccCGGACACGCCCACTCGGGCGGCCGTCGCCATCTTGTACGGCATTCTGCGACGGCCACGGCGCTGCCATCTTGTACGGCACCCCGTGTCGGCCAGGGCGCCGCCAGCCTGTACAGCACAATTTTATGGCAGTCGCGccttacggcagttttacggcATTTGCGCTTTACGGCggcttttgcgacagtcgcgctttacggcaccttttgcgacagtcgcgctttacggcgccttttgcgacagtcgcgctttacggcggcttttgcgacagtcgcgctttacggcgccttttgcgacagccgcgctttacggcacgttttgcgacagccgcgctttacggcaccttttacgacagtcgcgctttacggcgccttttgcgacagtcgcgctttacggcgccttttgcgacagtcgcgatttacggcagttttacgacagtcgtgCATTACGGACTTAccctttatggaacttttatggtactttacagcactttacggtttttattttgtttttcatttaatttattttatttgttaaattttattttttacttaatgtttatttttaatttttctaattttaaagctttttattttagtttttaaattttatttacttattatttttctatttttctatttttaaagcttttattttatttttctaattctagttatttattatttttaatttttctgtttctaagcttttaatttaattttttaaattttatttttatttaatttttaatttttctatttttaaagcatttatttatttttaatttaatttttaattttaatttttctatttttagagctttaattttattttttaattttattttttatttttctatttttaaagcttttattttatttttctaattttattttttatttactttttatttttaatttttctatttataaagcatttagtttatattttattttttattaaatttttatttttaatttttctatttttgtaggttttttttttaatttagtgctgcccagaccaactcaagctggtgattgtggtagtgtttgagggtcttgcattacggcactaccttttatggaactcttacagcactttacaggtttcattttgtttttcatttattttaaataaattttgtttttaaaattttatttaattttaatttttatttttaaagcatttttattttattttttaaattttattttttatttacttcttattttaaatttttctatttctaaagctttttattttttaattttattttttatttaatttctatttttaatttttctatttctaaagctttttattttttaattttattttttatttaagttttttctatttttaaagcatttttttatttttattttttatttttaatttttttatttttagagcttttattttttattattttttatttttctatttttaaagcttattttatttttctaattttatttttaatttttattttcaatttttctatttttaaagcttttatttttttattttattttttattaaatttttatttttaatttttctatttttaaagttttatttaattttttaattttattttttatttttaatttttctatttttaaaggtttttatttttttttaatttagtgctgcccagaccaactcaagctggtgattgtggtggtgtttgagggtcttgcaatacagcactaccttttatggaactcttaCAGCCCTTTACagtttttactttgtttttaatttattttaaattaattttgtttttttttaaattttaattaatttttatttttaatttttttatttttaaagcattttattaaattttatttggtgctgcccaaacctgctgtagtgcatttttatactttataatactttg
The Agelaius phoeniceus isolate bAgePho1 chromosome 6, bAgePho1.hap1, whole genome shotgun sequence DNA segment above includes these coding regions:
- the LOC143694239 gene encoding uncharacterized protein LOC143694239, which translates into the protein MPYKMATAARVGVSGAGRRVDLLTSFGGTLPAEWLAARGGRVPGERAGRGELPAPVPRGTEPRQRRWRGEASVRPPARSRAARKGRPPGASASLSGPGGGGSARAGRAAARRWRSARRCFAAAGRELQEPPRASGAGRCRGHCAAAALGLAEAREPPSCSRLPRAAAAAAGGGGRAAAEAAPRRAQPCEQRALDIAGMTRLLSASVLVALSSTQTDGAASLSSKTQRWPGEWRAQGAPGRILLMAQGTQKIFFPSSPTETFSVQSPLSARSLEKLEKSPRDILHPEIQKGLVNFKFGVLYAKDGQLTGQGRTLVSRSSDSALPEKIQRL